From one Triticum aestivum cultivar Chinese Spring chromosome 4B, IWGSC CS RefSeq v2.1, whole genome shotgun sequence genomic stretch:
- the LOC123093447 gene encoding actin cytoskeleton-regulatory complex protein pan1-like has translation MQAVRPDMEQQVAELRGELRKVREERDRAHRVLEVTEWKALDSANDRTTIETLEAQLDASRESESRMLESLSLQTKQLEITKMALEEARIDVASLRDTVQRLEASAVAVAAAKPRGRYDRELQRVSGELRVALAGEEKNKRAMEELVLALKEVNAELHTTRQQLARAQHESETARLESDRLHVSLKRKDDKVRALSDEVARLRSDAEEAFATFRGKEAGFTACMKSSEAELAASRRENARLLESQRSGRHEVAKLRDILKQAVKDTKFVKEALEEARSENAALKEMVGSKDTAVKCSKEELECLRVSEAAARDSVKELQSLLVATSSSPTPTPSAAAGAGRSFDLEVDPSSPSPRTPADQPPEGESRLLDARMKPPPDGFPLPRQMSENYEGSVYDIFGTVEEPKGEMGVFTRMTTMPGRRRVVMRKVGSLFRWKSFNNK, from the coding sequence ATGCAGGCGGTCCGGCCGGACATGGAGCAGCAGGTCGCCGAGCTCCGTGGCGAGCTGCGCAAGGTGCGGGAGGAGCGCGACCGCGCCCACCGCGTCCTGGAGGTGACGGAGTGGAAGGCGCTCGACTCGGCCAACGACCGCACCACCATCGAGACGCTGGAGGCGCAGCTGGACGCGTCGCGGGAGTCCGAGTCCCGGATGCTCGAGTCGCTGTCGCTGCAGACCAAGCAGCTGGAGATCACCAAGATGGCTCTGGAGGAGGCCAGGATCGACGTCGCGTCGCTAAGGGACACGGTGCAGCGGCTCGAGGCcagcgccgtcgccgtcgccgccgccaagcCGAGGGGCCGCTACGACCGCGAGCTGCAGCGGGTCAGCGGCGAGCTGCGGGTGGCGCTGGCCGGGGAGGAGAAGAACAAGCGGGCCATGGAGGAGCTCGTGCTGGCGCTCAAGGAGGTGAACGCGGAGCTGCACACCACGCGGCAGCAGCTGGCGCGCGCGCAGCACGAGTCGGAGACGGCGAGGCTCGAGTCCGACCGGCTGCACGTGTCGCTGAAGCGCAAGGACGACAAGGTCCGCGCGCTGTCCGACGAGGTGGCCCGGCTCCGCTCCGACGCCGAGGAAGCGTTCGCCACGTTCCGGGGCAAGGAGGCCGGGTTCACGGCGTGCATGAAGTCctcggaggcggagctcgccgcgTCCCGGCGCGAGAACGCGCGGCTCCTCGAGTCGCAGCGGTCCGGGCGGCACGAGGTGGCCAAGCTGCGGGACATCCTGAAGCAGGCCGTCAAGGACACCAAGTTCGTCAAGGAGGCGCTGGAGGAGGCGAGGAGCGAGAACGCGGCGCTCAAGGAGATGGTCGGGAGCAAGGACACCGCCGTCAAGTGCAGCAAGGAGGAGCTGGAGTGCCTGCGGGTCAGCGAGGCCGCGGCGCGCGACAGCGTCAAGGAGCTGCAGAGCCTGCTGGTGGCCACGTCGTCGAGCCCCACCCCCACGCCGTCCGCGGCGGCGGGAGCGGGGAGGTCGTTCGACCTGGAGGTcgacccgtcgtcgccgtcgccgcggacGCCGGCGGATCAGCCGCCCGAGGGCGAGAGCCGGCTGTTGGACGCGAGGATGAAGCCGCCGCCGGACGGGTTCCCGCTGCCGCGGCAGATGTCGGAGAACTACGAGGGGTCCGTGTACGACATCTTCGGGACGGTCGAGGAGCCCAAGGGCGAGATGGGCGTGTTCACCAGGATGACGACGATGCCTGGCCGGCGGCGCGTGGTCATGCGCAAGGTCGGCAGCTTGTTCCGGTGGAAGAGCTTCAACAACAAGTAG
- the LOC123093448 gene encoding alcohol dehydrogenase-like 2 translates to MPASLPSSLPRLQPDAPSNNLPRLLLSPPMEDKCPKPIRCKAAVCRAAGEPLAVEEVVVDPPKAHELRIKIVCTSLCHSDVTFWRMKDFPGVFPRIFGHEAFGVVESIGEQVEGFAAGDAVVPTFLAQCSECADCRSSRSNVCSKYRFAVRPGMPRDGTTRFRDGDGNPIHHLFGVSSFSEYTVVDVTQVVKVDPAVPPATACLLSCGATTGVGAAWKLAKVEPGSSVAIFGLGAVGLAVAEGARICGASKIIGVDLNPDKEELGKKFGVTHFINPKELGEKTVSQVIIEMTDGGADYCFECIGLAALMNDAFQSSRAGWGKTIILGVEMHGAPLTISSLEILHGKCVMGSLFGGVKPKQDIPILADKYLNKELELDKFITHEVGLKDINTAFDLLLQGKSLRCTIWMDK, encoded by the exons ATGCCGGCCTCCCTCCCGAGCTCCCTTCCAAGACTCCAACCAGACGCCCCATCAAACAACCTCCCTCGTCTTCTTCTCTCGCCCCCGATGGAGGACAAGTGCCCCAAGCCCATCCGCTGCAAAG CGGCCGTGTGCAGGGCCGCCGGCGAGCCGCTCGCGGTGGAGGAGGTCGTCGTGGACCCGCCCAAGGCCCACGAGCTCCGGATCAAGATCGTCTGCACCTCGCTCTGCCACAGCGACGTCACCTTCTGGCGCATGAAG GACTTCCCCGGCGTCTTCCCGAGGATATTTGGCCACGAAGCGTTCGG GGTGGTGGAGAGCATCGGCGAGCAGGTGGAGGGCTTCGCGGCGGGGGACGCGGTGGTGCCGACGTTCCTGGCGCAGTGCAGCGAGTGCGCGGACTGCAGGTCGTCCCGGAGCAACGTGTGCTCCAAGTACCGATTCGCGGTGCGGCCGGGGATGCCGCGCGACGGCACCACCCGCTTCCGCGACGGCGACGGGAACCCCATCCACCACTTGTTCGGCGTGTCCAGCTTCAGCGAGTACACCGTGGTGGACGTGACCCAGGTCGTCAAGGTCGACCCCGCCGTGCCGCCGGCCACCGCCTGCCTCCTCAGCTGCGGCGCCACCACCG GCGTCGGAGCGGCATGGAAGCTGGCCAAGGTCGAGCCGGGATCTTCGGTCGCTATCTTCGGCCTCGGCGCCGTCGGATTGGCG GTGGCTGAAGGCGCCAGGATTTGTGGGGCGTCGAAGATTATCGGCGTGGACTTGAACCCCGATAAAGAAGAGCTCG GAAAGAAGTTTGGCGTGACACATTTCATCAATCCAAAAGAGCTTGGGGAGAAAACTGTGAGCCAG GTGATCATCGAGATGACCGACGGCGGCGCCGACTACTGCTTCGAGTGCATCGGGCTGGCGGCGCTGATGAACGACGCCTTCCAGAGCTCCCGGGCG GGATGGGGCAAGACGATCATCCTCGGGGTGGAGATGCACGGCGCCCCTCTCACCATATCTTCGCTGGAGATCCTCCACGGGAAATGCGTCATGGGGTCGCTCTTCGGAGGGGTGAAGCCCAAGCAGGACATTCCAATCCTCGCCGACAAGTACCTGAACAAG GAGCTGGAGCTGGACAAGTTCATAACCCACGAGGTTGGCCTCAAGGACATCAACACGGCGTTCGACCTGCTGCTGCAGGGGAAGAGCCTCAGGTGCACCATATGGATGGACAAGTGA